In Gimesia benthica, a single window of DNA contains:
- a CDS encoding DUF1553 domain-containing protein, with product MNYLAYVKRSLCLLSLTLALPLAADFSFADKQNGGTSTPSSYRELILADQPALYWDFTKPAPEGGYVSVTADDKQSKPLSALVRGQAPQAAAGPRPSEFPLFDKQNQSARFKAGDGFLRVVDPGEQSPLDFAAGDEMTIEAWVNPTSIKAGRFLYIIGKGRTNRKGVAADNQNYSLRLTGSEISFLFCTQPEKQGEKPTYHRWTSTGAGLSALGWHHIALTYQFSKKQSLQAYINGQPVKGKWDVGGDTSRPPVVDNDEVWIGSSMGGSVYSSFDGLLDELAVYRKVLTAKQIAAHFKYVAPEVKIDWTAVPSDRVQVEIHEGIPNKKSWQFRPPRLAETFTVPHFALIEIPNRYSQKGVKVDRPDPFLVRAMSNLVIPAGKKRILVRARNGSRLYIDEKLVAETGFHKITNSGHDKVYDVDLSLAPNIRPLHRGDQEKVIEFTGDGKPHRVRFEMIVGGSRHRPDFGETAVFIGDPGQDFQLLTPSDQVVMLTDADWTAFEQQYRYDLIAVNAERRRSVSNKEDQYWDWRHKLAKEEVLKQPQVKVPAAAEGLRASNAIDQFINQRLSKENAKQSAPLSDLAFLRRLSLDTTGTVPSPALVKEYLALKPENRRSFAIERLLNDPAWADSWVGYWQDVLAENPNIVNPTLNNTGPFRWWIHESFYDNKPFDRFLTELVMMEGSKYFGGPAGFEMASQNDAPMAAKAHIIGQAFLGLNMKCARCHDAPFHDFKQRDLFSLAAMLKRSPQGVPKTSSIPGFDPKSNSMLVSVTLLPGENVTPEWTFEELVKPGKFPESYLRSEKDTREKLAAIITSPQNERFANVLVNRVWKRYLGHGLVEPVDDWDGQEPSHPELLKYLSQQFVLHGYDMKQLARMIFESDLYQRQASTDRATVQALLDTTYNFSSPVLRRMEAEQIVDSLFAICGKPLDAGPMCIDIDGARHYHNSLDLGTPRRAWQFTSPSNERDRPSLALPFGQPFITLMKTFGWRDTRQHPVTVREYASTALQPAILANGLLGQRFTRLSDDSDFTELALQEQSLEALIQKTFMKTLTREPTAEELKLFTDLLQPGYAERVNPGAEIVTRERLPRNLVSWSNHVSPRANEVKVELEVAVKKGDPPTQRLKDDWRNRYEDLLWSLLNSPEFLFLP from the coding sequence ATGAACTACCTGGCATACGTTAAGCGCTCTCTGTGCCTGTTGAGTCTCACGCTCGCGCTGCCCCTGGCGGCGGATTTTTCGTTCGCTGACAAGCAGAACGGTGGAACGTCTACCCCCAGCAGCTATCGGGAACTGATTCTCGCCGATCAGCCGGCGCTCTACTGGGATTTCACAAAGCCTGCACCGGAAGGCGGTTATGTCAGTGTGACGGCTGACGACAAACAGTCTAAACCGTTATCGGCGCTGGTTCGCGGGCAGGCCCCACAGGCTGCAGCCGGCCCCCGTCCTTCCGAGTTTCCATTGTTTGACAAACAGAACCAGTCTGCCCGGTTCAAGGCGGGAGACGGTTTTCTGCGGGTCGTCGATCCGGGCGAACAGAGTCCACTGGACTTTGCAGCCGGGGATGAGATGACGATTGAGGCCTGGGTGAATCCCACGTCGATCAAAGCGGGCCGCTTTCTCTATATCATTGGAAAAGGGCGAACGAATCGCAAAGGGGTTGCAGCGGACAATCAGAACTATAGTCTGCGTCTGACGGGTTCGGAAATCAGTTTTCTGTTTTGCACTCAACCTGAAAAACAGGGAGAGAAACCGACTTATCACCGCTGGACTTCCACCGGCGCGGGCCTCAGTGCACTTGGCTGGCATCATATCGCGCTGACCTACCAGTTCAGCAAAAAACAGAGTCTGCAGGCTTACATCAATGGTCAGCCTGTGAAAGGGAAGTGGGATGTGGGCGGCGATACCAGTCGGCCCCCCGTGGTTGATAACGACGAAGTCTGGATCGGCTCTTCGATGGGCGGCTCCGTTTACAGTTCGTTTGATGGTCTGCTGGATGAACTGGCCGTCTATCGTAAAGTGCTTACTGCCAAACAGATTGCAGCGCACTTCAAATACGTCGCACCGGAAGTAAAGATCGACTGGACCGCGGTTCCCAGTGATCGCGTGCAGGTCGAGATTCACGAAGGCATCCCCAATAAGAAGTCGTGGCAGTTCCGTCCGCCCCGGCTCGCGGAAACTTTCACGGTGCCTCACTTCGCTTTGATTGAGATTCCCAACCGCTATTCTCAGAAAGGTGTCAAAGTTGATCGCCCTGATCCCTTCCTGGTACGCGCGATGTCAAACCTGGTGATCCCCGCGGGGAAGAAGCGGATCCTGGTGCGGGCCCGCAATGGATCGCGATTGTATATTGACGAGAAGCTGGTCGCAGAAACGGGCTTTCATAAGATTACCAATAGTGGGCACGACAAAGTTTATGATGTCGACCTGAGCCTGGCACCCAACATTCGACCGCTGCACCGGGGCGATCAGGAAAAGGTGATTGAATTCACAGGAGACGGTAAGCCGCATCGCGTGCGATTCGAAATGATTGTGGGTGGTTCGCGTCATCGGCCCGACTTCGGCGAGACGGCGGTCTTCATCGGTGATCCCGGCCAGGACTTCCAACTGCTGACTCCTTCTGATCAGGTGGTGATGCTGACCGATGCAGACTGGACTGCGTTCGAACAACAGTATCGGTATGACCTTATCGCCGTGAATGCAGAGCGTCGCCGAAGCGTTTCAAACAAAGAGGACCAGTACTGGGACTGGCGACACAAGCTGGCGAAAGAGGAAGTACTCAAACAGCCTCAGGTCAAAGTACCTGCGGCTGCGGAAGGTCTGCGGGCCAGCAATGCCATCGACCAATTCATTAACCAGCGACTGTCGAAAGAAAATGCAAAACAGTCTGCACCGCTGAGTGATCTGGCCTTCCTGAGACGACTGTCACTGGATACGACGGGGACTGTTCCCTCACCTGCACTGGTGAAAGAGTACCTGGCACTGAAGCCAGAGAATCGTCGCAGTTTCGCGATTGAACGACTGCTCAACGATCCCGCCTGGGCAGACAGCTGGGTTGGATACTGGCAGGATGTGCTGGCAGAAAACCCGAACATTGTTAATCCAACGCTCAATAACACCGGGCCATTCCGCTGGTGGATTCACGAATCTTTCTATGACAACAAGCCCTTCGACCGTTTCCTGACCGAACTGGTGATGATGGAAGGTAGCAAATACTTCGGTGGTCCCGCTGGGTTCGAAATGGCATCGCAGAACGATGCCCCTATGGCAGCCAAAGCACATATTATCGGTCAAGCCTTTCTCGGCTTGAACATGAAGTGTGCCCGCTGTCACGACGCCCCGTTCCATGATTTCAAACAACGGGATCTGTTCAGTCTGGCGGCCATGCTCAAGCGGTCACCGCAGGGTGTGCCTAAGACCAGTTCGATTCCCGGCTTCGATCCCAAGTCGAACTCCATGCTCGTTTCGGTAACACTACTGCCGGGCGAGAACGTGACACCGGAATGGACATTTGAAGAACTGGTCAAGCCGGGCAAGTTCCCGGAGAGCTATCTGCGATCCGAGAAAGATACGCGTGAGAAACTGGCGGCGATTATTACGTCTCCTCAGAACGAGCGGTTCGCCAACGTGCTTGTCAACCGGGTCTGGAAACGGTACCTGGGCCATGGCCTGGTGGAACCCGTTGATGACTGGGATGGTCAGGAGCCGTCGCATCCAGAGCTGCTGAAATACCTGTCCCAGCAGTTTGTGCTGCACGGTTACGACATGAAGCAGCTGGCCCGGATGATTTTCGAATCGGACCTCTATCAGCGACAGGCATCAACGGATCGCGCCACGGTTCAGGCACTCTTGGATACGACTTACAATTTCTCATCGCCGGTATTGCGGCGAATGGAAGCGGAACAGATTGTGGACTCATTGTTCGCGATTTGTGGTAAGCCTCTGGACGCCGGTCCGATGTGTATCGACATCGACGGGGCGCGTCACTATCACAACTCGCTTGATTTGGGCACGCCGCGACGGGCCTGGCAGTTTACGTCTCCTTCGAATGAGCGTGACCGGCCCAGCCTGGCACTCCCCTTTGGTCAGCCCTTCATCACGCTGATGAAAACATTCGGCTGGCGGGACACGCGTCAGCATCCGGTTACCGTCCGCGAATATGCTTCGACGGCGCTGCAACCGGCGATCCTGGCGAATGGATTGCTGGGGCAGCGGTTCACACGTTTGTCGGATGACAGTGACTTTACGGAACTGGCGCTGCAGGAGCAGTCGCTGGAAGCTTTGATTCAGAAAACATTCATGAAGACTCTCACGCGTGAACCGACGGCGGAAGAACTCAAGCTCTTCACGGATCTGTTACAGCCCGGATATGCAGAGCGGGTGAACCCGGGGGCCGAGATCGTGACCCGCGAGCGTCTGCCACGCAATCTGGTGAGCTGGTCGAATCACGTCAGCCCGCGGGCCAATGAAGTGAAGGTCGAGCTGGAGGTTGCCGTCAAGAAAGGCGACCCGCCGACACAGCGTCTGAAGGACGACTGGCGGAACCGTTACGAGGATCTGCTCTGGTCGCTGTTGAATTCGCCCGAGTTTCTGTTTCTACCCTGA